Below is a window of Salvelinus alpinus chromosome 5, SLU_Salpinus.1, whole genome shotgun sequence DNA.
ctactagacctctgtgtggtctctactagacctctgtGTAGTGTCTTCTAGACCTCTGTGTGgtctctactagacctctgtgtagtctctactagacctctgtgtggtctctactagacctctgtGTAGTCTTTACTAGACTTCTGTGTGgtctctactagacctctgtgtattctctactagacctctgtgtagtctctactagacctctgtgtagtctctactagacTTCTGTGTGgtctctactagacctctgtgtagtctctactagacctctgtgtagtctctactagacctctgtgtggtctctactagacctctgtgtagtctctactagacttctgtgtgttctctactagacctctgtgtagtctctactagacTTCTGTGTGgtctctactagacctctgtgtattctctactagacctctgtgtagtctctactagacctctgtgtagtctctactagacTTCTGTGTGgtctctactagacctctgtgtagtctctactagacctctgtgtagtctctactagacctctgtgtagtctctactagacTTCTGTGTGgtctctactagacctctgtgtagtctctactagacctctgtgtagtctctactagacTTCTGTGTGgtctctactagacctctgtgtagtctctactagacttctgtgtgttctctactagacctctgtgtagtctctactagacttctgtgtagtctctactagacctctgtgtggtctctactagacctctgtGTAGTGTCTTCTAGACCTCTGTGTGgtctctactagacctctgtgtagtctctactagacctctgtGTAGTCTCTTCTAGACCTCTGTGTGgtctctactagacctctgtgtagtctctactagacctctgtgtagtctctactagacctctgtgtagtctctactagacctctgtgtagtctctactagacttctgtgtgttctctactagacctctgtgtggtctctactagacctctgtgtagtctctactagacTTCTGTGTAGTCTGTACTAGACCTCTGTGTAGTGTCTTCTAGACCTCTGTGTGgtctctactagacctctgtGTAGTCTCTTCTAGACCTCTGTGTATTCTCTACTAGACCtctgtgtagtctctactagaccACTGTGTAGTGTCTTCTAGACCtctgtgtagtctctactagtagtagagGGTTGAGGGTCCTGGCAGTCAGGAGGAGAAGGCTGAGCTTTTCTCCAGCTCTGGAAAATATAGATGCATGTTCTCCCATTGAACCCATCAGAACTCCAGGTTGTTCTATTTCACATGTCACTGGTCCCAAGCTAATATGACTGTGTAGCAAGTCAACTTATTTTTATAGGATGTAGTATGCAGTGTTCTTTCTGTGTTGTCTGAGTAGCTGCCTGAGTGAGGTTGTTTCTGTGTAGATCTAACTGAGAATGTGTTTGTCTTTGTGTTCTCTGTAGTCCTgagtgaggatgtgtttctgtgttctctGTAGTCCTgagtgaggatgtgtttctgtgttctctGTAGTCCTAAatgtgaggatgtgtttctgtgttctatGTAGTCCTgagtgaggatgtgtttctgtgttctctGTAGTCCTgagtgaggatgtgtttctgtgttctctGTAGTCCTgagtgaggatgtgtttctgtgttctatGTAGTCCTgagtgaggatgtgtttctgtgttctctGTAGTCCTgagtgaggatgtgtttctgtgttctatGTAGTCCTgagtgaggatgtgtttctgtgttctatGTAGTCCTgagtgaggatgtgtttctgtgttctctGTAGTCCTgagtgaggatgtgtttctgtgttctctGTAGTCCTgagtgaggatgtgtttctgtgttctctGTAGTCCTgagtgaggatgtgtttctgtgttctctGTAGTCCTgagtgaggatgtgtttctgtgttctatGTAGTCCTgagtgaggatgtgtttctgtgttctatGTAGTCCTgagtgaggatgtgtttctgtgttctctGTAGTCCTgagtgaggatgtgtttctgtgttctatGTAGTCCTgagtgaggatgtgtttctgtgttctctGTAGTCCTgagtgaggatgtgtttctgtgttctatGTAGTCCTgagtgaggatgtgtttctgtgttctatGTAGTCCTgagtgaggatgtgtttctgtgttctctGTAGTCCTgagtgaggatgtgtttctgtgttctctGTAGTCCTgagtgaggatgtgtttctgtgttctatGTAGTCCTgagtgaggatgtgtttctgtgttctatGTAGTCCTgagtgaggatgtgtttctgtgttctatGTAGTCCTgagtgaggatgtgtttctgtgttctctGTAGTCCTgagtgaggatgtgtttctgtgttctctGTAGTCCTgagtgaggatgtgtttctgtgttctctGTAGTCCTgagtgaggatgtgtttctgtgttctctGTAGTGCTGAGTGAGGATGTGCCGGGGGACCACTCCGGCGGGGAGAACGGTAATGGTAGCGGCAGTGAGAAGGACCGGGACCCTAGCTCCTCCCCCGAGGGTTCCAAAACCTCACACTACACTCCATCCCAGACCAACGAGGGCCACTACAGCTTCCCTCTGCCCCTCCctagcctccctctccctctgcccctccctagcctccctctccccctggccctccctagcctccctctccctctgcccctccctAGCCTCCCTCTCCCGCTGGCCCTCCCCAAGACCTGCAGCACCTCTCCAGAGCTGATGGCAGACAGGCCCCCTAAGGGCTACCCCGGGGTTGGGGCAGGGAGGCTACCAGGGGACCACAGCCTGGTGATTGAGGGCCTGTCTGGGTCTGTCTCCCTTCCCTTCAACCTGCGAGCCAACTGGCCACCCCTGGAGGTGCTGAAGAAGATCTTCCCGTCCCACAAGCCCCCGGTGCTGGAGCTGATCCTGCAGGGGTGTGGAGGGGACCTGGTGGGGGCCGTGGAGGTGCTGCTGTCCAGCCAGGAGGCCAGGGGGGGTCACCCCCACAGTCAGGACCTCCACCCCGACACCCTGGTGCTGCCCTCCATCAGCCATCTCCTGGACCACTCCCTGGGGTCTTACCTCCCTCTGGCCACCTCTGCCAAGTGGGCTGTGGACTCTGCTTTCAGGGTGCCTGAGTCCCTGTGCTTCTCGTCTGACTCGTCGTCCAGCCCCCTGACCCTGCAGCCAGGGTCATTCCCCCATCCACCCCGCTACCCTCTGAGGCTGAGGAACTCTCTGACACGCGGTGGCCGGACCGGACCCTTCTGCAATGACTTGACCCTATGGAACACTGTGATGCTGCAGCAGCAGTACCAGCTACGGTCAGCTCAGTACGTCTCTCCTTTTTCCTCCGCTAGGGTCTTCCAACGCTCTccgcttctctcctctcctctcctctcctcctccccactcctctcctcctccccactcctctcctcctccctcccccagaAGGTGCATCGTCTCTCCCAGCTAGAGGACTGTCCCCCTGCACCCATCTCCCCCACCCCCAGCGCTAAACAGACCCTCTACCCCCCAGAGGAGGACTACGAGGACCGCTCTGACTCCTTCGACTCACGAATCCTCAACTCCTCCACCTGAACCAATATGAACAAATGAACCAATATTTAAGCAGAATTAATGTGTGAATAACTCCTGagtaagggctgttcttagaacAGAGACGATGGGGAAACTGcccttatgagggtgttattctg
It encodes the following:
- the LOC139577365 gene encoding doublesex- and mab-3-related transcription factor 3-like, translated to MNGYRSPYLYIGGLVTQVRAPLQRTPKCARCRNHGVLSWLKGHKRYCCFKDCTCEKCILIIERQRVMAAQVALRKQQANESLESIIPESLRALPGITVPGRGADNQGLPPHPGDMDLQWTLEQTANTQVLSEDVPGDHSGGENGNGSGSEKDRDPSSSPEGSKTSHYTPSQTNDPSLPLPLALPKTCSTSPELMADRPPKGYPGVGAGRLPGDHSLVIEGLSGSVSLPFNLRANWPPLEVLKKIFPSHKPPVLELILQGCGGDLVGAVEVLLSSQEARGGHPHSQDLHPDTLVLPSISHLLDHSLGSYLPLATSAKWAVDSAFRVPESLCFSSDSSSSPLTLQPGSFPHPPRYPLRLRNSLTRGGRTGPFCNDLTLWNTVMLQQQYQLRSAQYVSPFSSARVFQRSPLLSSPLLSSSPLLSSSPLLSSSLPQKVHRLSQLEDCPPAPISPTPSAKQTLYPPEEDYEDRSDSFDSRILNSST